The Periplaneta americana isolate PAMFEO1 chromosome 9, P.americana_PAMFEO1_priV1, whole genome shotgun sequence genome contains a region encoding:
- the LOC138706602 gene encoding uncharacterized protein gives MDPSQQGPSQIKILSRKQLYDIMQEQKECDINEKLEYLEKYLLMQENYSEEQIKAFKHTFSYTKAELKRRWLSANRKDNLFRKNNEIWLQGTLELPKAMTTATTVFGRPQKSFGDSSERSKRRKTQGLRETVDTEELTFATQMKLRACGKPDASKVLKEITKSPKRATKYRKAYSSSLQEKRGQLSPLQALSMFVEAGLSRRQYEIVRASDKTLYPCYSVLQKAKKDCYPVPESYQVTATCAEINLQDLLNHTVARLLLYLQEVVQTLSEDECNTLELITKWGCDGSQQTQFKQKFETDIDSDANIFQSSLVPLQLVCGTDIKKVIWKNPTPSSPRYCRPIKIRFVKESADLTREEIGYLESKIVTLNETKIEINGRNLVIKHTLILTMIDAKICNAATNTTSTMKCYICGATSKEFNSLSNRREADQSTFKFGLSILHARIRLFESLLHLSYKLPLKKWQLRTKNDKEIYKQRKTDIQNQFKNRMGIIVDVPKPGFGNSNDGNTSRRFFYGFCFVR, from the exons ATGGATCCTTCTCAGCAAG ggCCATCTCAAATCAAAATTTTGTCAAGGAAACAATTATATGATATCATGCAAGAGCAAAAAGAATGTGATATCAACGAAAAATTAGAATATCTCGAAAAATATTTGCTGATGCAAGAGAATTACTCAGAGGAACAAATTAAGGCTTTTAAACATACATTTTCGTATACAAAGGCAGAGTTAAAAAGGAGATGGTTGAGTGCAAATAGAAAAGAtaatttattcaggaaaaataatgaaatttggcTTCAAGGGACCTTGGAGTTACCCAAAGCAATGACAACGGCTACGACTGTATTCGGACGGCCACAAAAATCTTTCGGCGACTCTagtgaaagaagtaaaagaaggaaGACTCAAGGACTTAGAGAAACAGTAGATACCGAGGAATTGACTTTTGCCACCCAGATGAAGCTGCGAGCTTGTGGAAAACCAGACGCATCAAAAGTTCTTAAGGAAATTACTAAATCTCCTAAGCGAGCGACAAAATACAGGAAGGCGTACTCCAGCAGTCTACAAGAAAAAAGAGGGCAGTTGTCACCTCTACAAGCTCTTTCTATGTTTGTGGAAGCAG GTTTATCAAGAAGACAGTACGAGATCGTAAGAGCCAGCGACAAAACGCTTTACCCATGTTACTCCGTGTTGCAGAAAGCTAAGAAAGACTGTTACCCTGTACCTGAATCTTATCAAGTGACAGCTACTTGCGCAGAAATAAATCTGCAAGACTTGTTAAACCACACTGTTGCTcgattattgttatatttgcaaGAAGTTGTGCAAACTTTGAGTGAAGATGAGTGCAATACATTAGAATTAATAACCAAATGGGGCTGCGACGGATCTCAACAGACTCAAtttaaacagaaatttgaaactGATATAGATTCAGATGCCAATATATTTCAAAGCTCACTAGTACCTTTACAGTTAGTTTGCGGTACAGATATAAAGAAGGTAATATGGAAAAATCCTACACCTTCTTCTCCTCGATATTGTCGACCCATTAAGATTAGATTTGTGAAAGAGTCAGCTGACTTAACTAGAGAAGAAATCGGTTACTTGGAAtcaaaaatagtaactttaaatgaaacgaaaattgaaataaatggaagaaacttGGTTATAAAACACACACTGATACTAACTATGATCGATGCCAAAATATGCAATGCGGCCACTAATACTACATCTACTATGAAATGTTATATCTGCGGAGCCACATCAAAAGAATTTAACAGTTTATCAAATAGAAGGGAAGCTGATCAAAGCACATTCAAATTTGGATTATCCATCTTGCATGCAAGAATTCGATTATTTGAGAGTCTACTGCACTTGTCTTATAAGTTACCCCTCAAAAAATGGCAACTGAGAACAAAAAATGACAAAGAGATTTATAAACAGAGGAAGACGGACATtcaaaatcaatttaagaatagaatgggcattattgtagatgTTCCTAAACCTGGGTTTGGAAACAGCAATGATGGAAATACCAGCCGAAGATTTTTTTATGGATTCTGCTTTGTCCGCTGA